TCCAACACAGGCACTGAACTCGAAAATTGACCTAACCAATAAGCTTCAGCTTTTGCCATCTCTGGACTCTGCTGCCTTTCTACTTGCCACAGAGCATACTCACTCCATTTCATCGGTTGCAGAAGTTGACTAGCAATACCTTGGCACTGTGCTGAATAAATTGCTGCTAGTTCTTGTAACAAAATACCAATCGACCAACCATCAGCAACAATGTGATGATTCGTCAGAACCACAAGATGATAATTTTCCTCCAGCTTAACTATGTGGCAGCCTAGTAATGGCCCTTTTTCCAGATGGAAAATTTGTTGAGCTTCTCGTGCTAACAATTCCGATAGCTGTGCTTCTCGTTGACTTTTATCTAAAGTTGAAAAGTCGCTCACAGGAATGTCTATAGTTAAAGTGGAATGAATCAATTGCTCATCCCCCTCTGGGCTAAAAGTAGTTCGCAGCGCTTCGTGACGATTGATAATTTCCTGAACCGCTTTACGTACTGCCAATAAATTGCAAGTTCCCCGTAGGTGGATAGTTCTCGATTCGTTATAGGCGCGGGAAACCTCATCTCCCATTTGTGCTAAAAACCACAATTCTTTTTGTGCTGCCGTCAGAGGAATTTTGAGCGTTGTTAAAATTGGGGCAGATGGTAATAATTCCCCTTGTTGCATTTCTACTACGCTTTCTTTAACTGCTCGAATTATATGTTCAATATCTGCATCAGTATGAGCCGTAGAAAGATAAAAGGTGCGTCCTTCCCAGACATAAACGCCTTTTTCTAGCAGATGGTAGAAAAACAACTGATTAAACTTGAGAGGAGATGAGCCTATAAAACGAAACAACGAACCAAAATGAACTACTTGAATAGGAACTTGTCTTTTTTCGAAGTAACTATTAATAGTTTGGGCTAATTTCGCTGTTTTTTGAGATAACTCTTGCTGTAACTTCGGGCCACTATTCTTAATATGGTTGAGTGCAGCCCAAGCCGCAGCCATTACCAAAGGATGTTTGAAAAAAGTACCCGCAAACATGGTGGTTTCTGCTTGAGGATAAGATTCATCTCCATAGTTCCACATCCCACCATCAAGCGTATCCATCAAAGCTGCTTTGCCAGCTATCACCCCAATTGGCATCCCAGCAGCAACAGTTTTCCCATAAGTAGTCAAATCTGCTTGAATATCCCATAATCCTTGAATTCCACCTGGGTGCATCCGAAAGCCGGTAATCACTTCATCAAAAATTAATACGGTTCCTGTTGCTTGAGTTAGTTGTCTGAGCTGGAGCAAAAACTCTTTGGGTTGCAAATCTGGCCGACTACTTTGTATCGGCTCTACCAATACTGCTGCCAGTTCGTGAGCATGAGTTTTGAGAATCTCTAAGGATTCAGGTTGGCCATAGTCGAGTACAATAACATCATCAGCAATGTAAGATGGAATACCTATAGCTCTAGGGATAGAACGCCGCGTTCCTTCGCTAGTTGTGACTCCTCGCACCAATATCCCATCATAGATACCGTGATAAGAGCCAGTAAATAAAGCAATCTTGGAGCGTCCTGTAGTAGCGCGTGCTAGGCGTATTGCTCCCATCACGGCTTCTGAACCATCGTTACAAAAAGCTGCCCGTTCTGCGCCTGTTAGTTGACAAATTAACTCCGCAACCTGACCGGCAAGACGCGATTGTGGGCCGTGCAGTATACCTTGGTTTATTTGTTCTTGAATCGCATCAATGACAAACGAAGGCGAATGACCAAATAAAAGCGCACCAAACCCCATAGAAATGTCTACGTATTCGTTGCCATCAACATCCCAAAGCGTGGCTCCCTCTCCACGCTGTCCGTGGATGGGATATAACATCTCTTTAATTGAGGGCAGGAACCCTGTTACCGCCCTGCTATTAGCATGGTAAGAACGGTAAGTTTGCGAGAGTCGCTTAGATTCTGAAGTACGCTTAACAAAACGTGCAATTAAATAATCTAAATGTTTTTGTTGATGAGGAGTTAACAGAGTCTTTGATTCTGAGTCAAGCTGTTGGATATTTGCCGGAATTTGAGGCTCAATTATTTGGTTTATGAGTTGTTGATTAAACTTAGCTTGAATCGATGATGGACTTTCTTGAAAACCAGATTTATCCTGAACAGGAGCAGATGGTATTGCTGCTTGTAAAGGTAATCTTTTCTTAGATGAACCTGCTTTTTGCAAAATATCTAGCTGTTTAGACATTAGCTGAAGCTGCTGTTCTATTACCTGTTCCAGTATTGTACCTGTTACAGATTTTTCATTTTCTTGCTCAAACTCTTGTGTATCTGAAGCCTTAACAGCTAGCCTTGATTCCTTGATATCTTCTGGAGGTATTTCTTGCACTATGTGCGTTACTAAGGCATGAATTGTTGATAAATCTTCAAGTAATAAACGAAAAGGAATATTAATACTTAACTGTTTTTGAATGGCACGGTTTATTTGCAGCAATATCAGAGAGTCAACACCCATTTCTAGAAAACGAGTATGAATATCTATTGCAGATGACTTGACTCCCAATGACTCACTAACAATGTCCTTGAGGCTTAATACTAATTTCTGATATTGCAAATCTTTCTTCATAATATTTTTCAAAAACTTATTTATTACTGAATGCATTTATATATAGCAGTTCTAAATCATTCGTGAAACCTCTCGTTATTCTTCTCTCTGTGTACTCTGCGTCTCTGCGGTAGCCTGCGGCAAGGCGCTCTGCGTCTACGTTAAAAAATAATTTCTATAAATAAGATAATATTGCTATAGCAGTCCTAAATAAATTTATAAAATATTTGCTTTTTTCTTGATGCTATTAGCATATATATAATTGCTACATATCTTTTTCTAAGATATCTAACTGCTGAAACATAACAGCAATTTGTTTGTTGACGATCTTTTGAAGAAAATTATCATATTTTTCACCTCTACTACCTAGTTTAAGGATGTTGTTTTGATGAGAATCAAAAAATAAATCTTGTGATTCATCTTCCAGATGATTAATCTGTTTATTCTGTAATTGATTCAACTCATTAACTTTAGTAGACTCAACCCAGTATCTTTTACGCTCAAATGGGTAAGTTGGTAAAGGTAGCCGATAACGTTTTTCATGAGCATACAAACTTGACCAATCAACTTGTATACCGTACAACCACAAATTTCCCAAAGTATTCAGCAAGAATGCAACATCAGATTGTTGATTATGAGGATGACCTATGGAGCAAAGCACCAATTGTCCCTGCGACTGTTGCTTAGTTAAAGTACTTAAAGTGCAACCAAACCCAACTTCTAAAAAAATCCGATTTGGCTGTTTGCACAATTCACTAATGCCATCGGCAAAGCGTACTGATGACCGCAAATGTTTAACCCAATAACTGTTATCTGTTGCTTCTTTTGTAGTAATCCAAGTGCCAGTTACGTTAGATAAAAATGGGATTTTTGGTGGATTAAGATTGACTTTTGCTAGCAAACTCTTAAATGGCTCAATGATTGAGTCCATCATTTGAGAATGAAAGGCATGGGAGGTACGAAGAAGACGACAGTCAACCCCTTGCTGAGTTAAGCAGTTTTGCAAATCTTCTATCTCTGAACTTAATCCTGAAACTACACAACGTTCTGGTGCGTTGATTGCTGCTATGCAGAGTTTAGCACCTAGTATAGGTATAACTTTTCTCTCCGGTAGCGCCACAGCTAGCATTGCTCCTGAAGGTAGTTGCTGCATCAATTGCCCACGCTTGGCAACTAGCATCAATGCATCTTCTAGAGAAAATACCCCAGCTAAACAAGCGGCGACGTATTCTCCTATGCTATGACCAATCATTGCACTAGGGCACACTCCCTTAGCCAACCACAACTGTGCTAGGGCATATTCAACCACGAATAGCGCCGGCTGGGTGATATGAGTTTGGGTCAACTGTTCTGTCGCCCATTGCGTCTGTTCTTCGCAGGGATACAGAATAGTCCGTAAGTCTAGCTCTAATATATGTTTGAGTTGTTCGCAGCAATCATCAACCTGTTCCCGGAAAATTGGCTCAGTTTGGTATAATTCTCGACCCATCGCTACAGACTGCGACCCCTGACCAGGAAACATAAACACAACCTCTAACTCACCTGGTTCTTGATAGTGGGTGAGAACTCGTTGCGGGTCTTTTGCCTCTAAAACTTTGATTGCATCCTCAATATCTTGACAAACTACCATTCGACGATGAACAAAAGCTCGACGGCCTATCCCCAGAGTGTAAGCAACATCAGCTAAGTTTAAATCAGGATGCTGTTTGAGGTGATTAGCCAGATTTGCTGTAGCTGCCTGTAATGCTGATTCTGTTTTAGCAGAAAGAACTAACAGCTGATATTTCCTCCCCTGCCTCCCCCGGTTACTGAGCGTAGTCGAAGTATGCTCCCCCTGCTCTCTCACCGGGGCTTCTTCTAGAATCACATGAGCATTAGTGCCACCAATGCCGAAAGAACTGACTCCTGCGCGTCTAGGGTGTCCGTTCGACTTCCATTCTGACAGCTTATCGTTAACGTAAAAGGGGTTGTTTGCAAAATCAATCTGGGGATTGGGCTGCTCAAAGTGCAAACTGGGTGGTATCTGCTTGTGTTTGAGTGCGAGAACAGTTTTGATTAAACTAGCAACACCAGATGCGGTATCTAGGTGTCCGATATTCGTCTTTACCGAACCAATGGCACAGAAATTCTTTTTTTGAGTTCTGGCACGAAAAGATTTAGTTAGTGCTGCAATTTCAATCGGATCTCCTAAAACTGTGCCGGTGCCATGAGCTTCTACATAACTGACCATATCTGGTTCGATTCTGCTGATGGCAAGAGCCTCTGCAATCACCTTGGCTTGACCATCGATACTGGGAGCTGTATAGCCAATTTTGGCTGAACCATCATTATTAATGGCTGAACCTTTAATTACAGCATGAATATAATCTCCATCTGCGATCGCATCTGCTAATCGTTTTAAAATTACTATACCGACACCATTGCCACCAACAGTCCCTTGTGCCTTGGCATCAAAGGCGCGGCAATGTCCATCGGGAGATAAAATTCCCCCTTCTTGATAAGAATAGCCGGTCTTTTGTAAGGTAGTTACAGAAACTCCACCTGCTAAGACTAAATCGCATTCACGATCTATTAAACTTTGACATGCTAAATGAACCGCGACTAAGGAACTAGAACACCCAGTTTGAATAGTGATAGCTGACCCCTTCAGGTCTAATTTATAAGCAACTCTTGTAGTTAGATTATCTGTACGATTATGATGTCTAATTTGGTCAAGACCAACTAATTTTATCAGTTCACTGTTAGAAAAAAGATTAAATAAAAAGTAGCTACTAATACTGGCACTACCGTAAACACTAATCCGACCTTTATAGGTTTTAGAATCATAACCAGCACTTTCCAAAGCTTCCCATGCTGTTTCCAAAAACAGACGATGCTGTGGATCTATTATTTCTGCTGTTTTGGGAGAGTAATCAAAGAATGAAGCATCAAATAATTCTATATCTTCCAGTACAGCATTTGCTTTGACATAATTGGGATCGTTTAGTGTAGTTGGATCTACCCCTAAAGCCTCCAGTTCCTGGTTTGAGAAAAAGGAAATTGATTCCAAACCTTTTTGTAAATTTTGCCAAAAGATATCTAAATTTTTAGCTTGAGGAAACCGTCCAGACATACCAATAATAGCTATGTCTAAGTCGCCTATTTGATTTTGTTGGAGATTGTCATTTTTCATTAGTGTTAAGGTTTCAGTCGTTTTTATAAAAATTTATCTATATTGCGCTCTTGACTGTCTAGAAGCAGTGCGGCTCTCAGCACGCTCAGTGCTTTCCTCAAAAGAGGATATTTCAGTTGGTTTTTGTATTAAATATTTAGCTAATGAGTTGATGGTTGGATATTCAAATAGGTTAATTACTGATATATCTGTGTGCAAAAGTTCTCGTAGTTTGGCGTGAATTTGCACAAGAAGTAATGAATGACCACCAAGATCGAAGAAGTTATCGTAAATGCCCACCTTTTCAACATGAAGCATCTGTTGCCAGATATTAGCAATAGTTTGCTCTATCTCAGTTTGTGGTGGCTCATAAGTTGCTGCCAATTCTGGGCGATCGCCATTTGATTCTGGGAGTTCTCTACGGTTCACTTTGCCATTGGGTGTTAGTGGCAAAGCTTTTAACATAATGAAAGTTGCAGGCATCATGTATTCTGGCAGTTTCTCCCTCAGAAATCTATACAGTTCGCTAACACTGAGTGTTTGCTGTTGCTTAGGAACAACATAAGCCACCAAGGATTTGTTGCCAAACTCCTCTTCTCGGATAGAAGCTACAGCCTGCTGCACTTGCGGGTGTTGACACAGTGTAGTTTCAATTTCTCCTAGTTCAATGCGGAAGCCTCTAATTTTTACTTGGTGATCGACTCGTCCAAGAAACTCAATATTACCGTCGGGTAAGTAGCGGGCTAAGTCACCAGTTTTGTATAATCGTGAACCTGGCTTAGAAGCAATCAATCCCGTATCTGCAAAAGGATTGGGAATAAACTGTGCTGCTGTTAAATCAGATTGATTCAGATAACCCCTAGCTAATCCCGCACCGCCGATGTACAATTCACCCGGTACGCCAACGGGTACTGGTTGCAGTTGCTCATCCAGTAGATAAATCTGCGTATTGGCAAGTGGACGACCAAGGGGTACTGTCTGTGTATGATTAATTTGCTGCTCAACTGCGAAGGTAGTAACCCCCACCGTGGCTTCTGTAGGGCCATAGTGATTGAAGATTAAACTAGATGGTACTTGCTGCTGAATCTGTTCAATCAGTTGCCAATTTGCAGCTTCGCCACCCAGAATTAATTGCTGGCGGGGCAAGATGGAATCGGATGGTGCAGCAGCCAGAAGAGTGGCAAGGTGAGAAGGGACAATTTTCAGACAGTCGATAGGATGTGTGCGGCAGTATTTTGCCAAGGCTGCTGAGTCAGTAGCACACTCGGCAGACAACACATGCAGACATCCACCAGTGCAAAGCGCAGCAAAGATGCCAGTATTACCTAAGTCTGCGGCTAAGGTAGAAACAGTGGCAAAATTGGTTGTGGTTGATAAGTCTAACCTCTGGGTAATTCCGTTAAGGTAATTTAGAAGTTGTTGGTGTTCAATCGCTACTCCTTTTGGTTTACCAGTAGAGCCGGAGGTGAATAAAACATAAGCTAAATTCTCAGTCGTAACTTCACTGCTGAGATTTTCATCTTTGTGTTGAGCAATGGTATCCCAATCTGTGTCTAAGCAGACTATCTGTGCTGTATGCGTTGGTAGGGCATTTACTAATCGCTGTTGTGTCAAGATTACTGGTATTTGGGTATTCTGCAATCGGCCAGCAATTCCATCTTTGGTTAAAGTTGGATCTAGCGGTAAATAGGCTCCACCAGCTTTGAGGATGCCCAAAAGTCCAATAATCATCAATAGCGATCGCTCTGTGCAAAGCCCTACTAAAACTTCCGGCTTGACTCCTTGCTGCTGTAAATAGTCGGCAAGTTGATTGGCTTTGCTATTCAACTGTGCATAGGTTAATTGCTGGTTTTCAAAGACAACGGCAATTTTATTCGGTGTTTTTTGTACTTGTGCTTCAAATAGTTGATGAATGCATTTATGTTGTATATTGTCAAGATATGTTTGGTTAAATTCGACTAACAATTGTTGGCGATCGCTTGGACTGAGAATCTCTAATTGGCTAATTTTCTCTTCTGGATGAGCAGTTACACTAGTTAATAAAGTTTGAAATTGTCTGGCTATGCGTTCAATAGCATCGGCTGAGAAATAATTGATATCGTAGTAAAATTCTGTAGTTAAATAATGCTGGCGTTGATTACAACTAAGTTTGATTTTAAACTGTTCAATACAACTGTAATATTGCTCCAGAGAAAATGATACATCGCCAGCAACGAGTTCTTCTGGTAGCTGTTCAAACTCGAAACCGATGGGAAAAGCCAGTTGATGATTTTCTATTGGTTCTGGCACAAAATAATCTTGCCATTCTGCACTAGCTTCTATAGTCCGATCGGCTAGTTCTACAACTTCTTTAAAACGTAAATCTGATGTCAAATAAGTTTTAATTGGCAACCAAGTAGCAACAAGTCCTAGTAAGTTATGTAGTTCTTCATAATCGCGGCGATCGCTAGCCATACCGATGATGATATCTGGCTGTCTTGTAAGTCGCCAAATCAGCGTTTGCCAGCAAGCTAGTAAAACGACAGCAACGGAAGTATTATACTTTTGAGCTAAAGTGGCAATCTCGACTTTTATGTTAGAGGTAATATCTAAGCGATAACAGTCTACTTCAAACTTAGATGGCTGTAATAGTTTGTTCTCAAAAGGTAACTTTAAAGAGGCAAGTGTCGAAATCTTTTGCTCATCCCAGTATTTCTTAGCTGATTCTGCATCTTCATCTTCGAGTAATTGATTCTGCCATTCAGAAAATTGTATATATTGTACAACTTCTTCTGATACTGTTTTTTCTTGGAAACAAACAGAATAGGAATTGCTGATTTCAGTTACCAAATTTTTTAGTGCCCATGCATCAGCACAAAGTGAAGGCAGACTGATAAGTAAAATGTACTTATTTACTGATAGCCTCAGTAGAGATACATGCAACAGTGATCCTTGCTCAAAATCGAGAGAAAGACTTCGTGCTTCTTGGAAAAAATATTCTATTTGCCTTGAGAGTTCTTTTGGTTCGCAATCACTCAGATCAATGTCACGCCACGATAGAATATTCCTGTTTCCTAAAACCATCACAGGAATTTTCATTCCAGGTAGGTAGTGAAAAGTTGTATGCAGAATCCCATGTCGAATAACGACTTGCTCTAAAGCAGCTTTTAATGCTTCTGGTTTGATATTACCTTCAATAAGAAGGGCACATTGAGTAAAGTAAGCTAAACTATGCTGCTGTAATGACCAAAGACGCTTTTGTTGAGGAGAAAGCCGAAAACCCTGAGTTATTTTATTTGGCATATTATCTACTCACTTAACGGTTTATGACAAACAAAGACGGCAGTATCAGACCCTCGTTCTACTCCCAAATCACGATTTATATCGTATATGGTAATTCCTGTAAATCCTACCTCTTCTAGAGCCGATTTAACCTCTGTTGTTGAATAAGCTTTTAAGAAAAAACTCCTATCCGATCGTTGCCAAAGACCATTTATTAATTGGAATCTAGTAGTATCTTTTCGACCAATTTTCTTTTCTGTATCGTAACTCCAAATATCTACCCAGACGTTATTATCTTTTACGCAACCACCAGTATCACTATTTTTCCAATCTAGTTCACACAATTCTTCCAGATACAATTCAAAGGCAAAGATACCATTTTCTAGCAGAGCATTATAAACATTTTGTAATGCATCTTTCAATTCCTCAATCCTGAGGATATAGTTGAGGACAACATCTGTCGAAATAGCTGCATAGAAAGTTGGTGGCAATTTAAAAAATCGGGCATCATCTAAAATAAATTTACCATCGGGTGCATTCTCCCTTGCAACCTTAAGCATTCCTTCAGAACTATCAAGTCCTGTTACTTGATACCCTCTTTTCAGTAATCGTTGTGCAATTTGCCCTGTACCGCAACCAAGGTCAAAAATGTGCGATCCTTTGGGAATATTTTTTAGAATTAATCTATCTATGCAATTTAATGTAATGTCATGATGCTCTAGACCTTTCAAGTCATACATAGAAGCTATAGTATCATGATTGGTATTGCGTTGTTTGGAATACACCATAATGTTTATCCTCAATTATATTTCTTTAATCATTTCGCCCATTGCTACAACAATTTTCCGAGAACCTACATAAGGATTCCGTCCGTGAGCAATTAGCATATTATCTAACATCAAAATATCACCTTGCTGCCAAGAAAAGCTCGTTTGACATTGCTGATAAACTTCATTAATTTCTGCAATAACTGAATCTTCTATAGGAGTACCATCTCCGTAATAAACATTACGCGGTAGCTGTTTATCTCCAAATGTAGACAATAGAGATTCTCTAACTTCTGCGTCTAAATATGCTATATGGTGTAACTGAATTTGATTGAAAAATACAGACTCGCTAGTTTTTGGATGTACTGCCAATGCTGGACGAACTTGGCGAGTAATTAGACTATTATTATACCATTCAAAATTAATTCTAGCTTGACGGCAATAATTTTCTACAACTAATTTGTCATTGCTACGAAAGAAATTTTGCCAGCTTACATCCAGACCTTTGGTATAGTGACGGACGTACATTAATTGTTTTTGAGCTAATCTTTCTCTCAGTTTGGGATTGATTATTTTGTAAGCTTTTCGACAGTCTATAATTGGTGTTTCTCCACCTTGTTGTGCTACTTGGATGCAGAAAAACCAAATTTTCAGAGGCCACTGATGTAAATGAGAACTTTCGTTATGAAAGAGAATAGCTTTTTTAGGCGGGTAAGGAGTAGAACCATAAACTTTACCACCCTCTCCAGTCCGGGGTAAATCACCATATTCATCAAATAAGTCTGGAGAAATTACCTGGGCAAAATTTTCAAAATCTAATACTGATTCTATATTGAAGTCTCTAAACAAAATTGCGCCATGTTTTAACAATTCCTTGTCTAAAAATTCCTGATTCATTTTAGACCAAGCAATCAAATCAATATCGTTACTAGCAGGCTTAATTACTAGGGGAAATGTTTGTCCTGTTTGAAAGTAACAAGTTTCGACTAATTTTTCTGGCAACGAGCTAATAGCTTTAGGAGTAATGCCGATTAACTTCTCCTGATTAAATGCTTTACGCTCTCTTTTTTGCCTAACTTGTTGGTTTCTTTCAGCCTCAGTCAACATTTCTAAATTGCCAATCTGCACATCAGGTTGAGACACAATGCTGTTAAGCAGTGTCTGGAAGTGATTTGTCATCCGAGTGATGGTAGCAGCATCAAAAAGTTCGGCGTTATACTGCAACTTGCCCAAAATTCCCTGTTCTGTTTCTGTTAAAAATAGTGCTAAATCAAACCTAGCTATTTTGTTTTGAATTTCCAAGAAACTTAAGGTCAATCCTGGCAATTCTAAGGTTGGCATTGGGGCATTCTGAAGGACAAACAATACCTGAAATAGTGGCGATGTATTACTCAAATTGCGCTCAGGTTGCAAAACCTCTACTAATTTCTCGAAGGGCAAATCTTGATGAGCATAAGCTCCTAATGCTACCTCGCGGACTCGCCCAAGTAACTCACGAAAACTGGGGTTTCCGCTCAAATCGGTGCGTAAGACCAGCAAATTGACAAAAAAGCCAATTAATGATTCGATTTCGGCTCGATTACGATTAGCAACATCAGTGCCAACAATGATGTCATCCTGCTGGGTATAAAGTTGTAGTAATATTTGAAACCCTGCCAGTAGGGTCATGAATAAAGTAGCACCCTCTTGGCGGGTAAGTGCTTGCAGTTGTTGAGATAGGTTAGAGGGAATGTTGAAGAATTGAGTTGCACAAGGACTAGTTTTAACTTCTGCCCGTGGGCGAACTGTAGGTAATTGCAGTATAGGAAGGTTGCTTCCTAATTGCTTTTTCCAGTAGCTAAGTTGAGCTTCTAGTACCTCCCCCTGCAACCACTGTTTTTGCCAGATTGCAAAGTCTGCATACTGTATGGGTAGTTCTGAAAGCGGAGAAGGTTTTCCGGCACAAAATACCTCGTACAATGTTGCTAATTCTTGAACAAACACACCCATTGACCAGCCATCTGAGACAATATGATGGATTGTGAACAATACTATATGTTCTTGCTCGTGGATACGCAGGAGAGTACATCTTAGTAATGGCCCTTGCACTAGGTCAAAACACCGTTGCGATTCTTCTGTAATCAGTTGTTGAACAACAGCTTCCTTCTGTGCTTCTGGTAACTCCCGTAAGTCCACTACTGGTATTTTGATAGTTAGACTGCAAGCGATCGCTTGAAATGGTTGTCCATTTACCATATAGAAGGTAGTACGCAACGCTTCATGACGACGGATTATTTCCTGCAAACTCTGCTCCAGCACACCTAAATTTAGGGAACCAACGAGACGTAAACCAGATAGATCGTTGTAGGTTAAGCTGCCAGGATATAGTTGCTCTAGCAACCACAATCTAGCTTGAGCAAAAGATAGTGGTAAATTGCCATTTCGGGAAATGCGTGTGATGGCAGGAGTTTCTAGCTTTTGTTCCAGTCTCATCACAATTTCAATCTGTTTAGCTAGGCTAGCGATAGTAGGTGATTCAAATAAGTGACGCAGGGGTAGTTCAAGGCAGAAAGCATCGCGCACGCGAGACATAACTTGAGTGGCAAGTAAGGAATGTCCACCCAGTTCAAAAAAGTTGTCGTCAACTCCCACTTGCTCAACACCAAGAATTTGCTTCCAGATTCCGGCTAGGACTTCCTCAACAGGATTACGCGGTGCCACAAAGACATGACCAAAATTGTCTGGCTCATGTTTTGGAAGCAACCGGATTTTCGGGATTTGATTGGCTGGAATTTTATCTAAAAGTGTTGCGATGTGTTGTTCTTCTGGAGCGGCAACTATGTTTTCAAGTAAGCCGATCAAATGGTCTTGAATGCAAGTAACGTCGGCTCTATCGAAGCGACGTGTATCGTAGATCAGATCAAATCTGAGTTCTGAGTCTGGAACTACGAGCAACGTCAGGGCATATTTAGTTTGTGCCCCTTTAAAATGAGTCTGACTGATATTGATACTTAGAACTGATGATTGCTGTCTTGATATATCTGGAAAGTTCTCGAAAACTAGAAGACTTTCATAAAGAGACAAGGCTCCCGGAACTTCACTCCATTGATGGATTTGACCAGTAGGGCTATATTCATACTGCTGAAGCTCTACATTATAGGTCTGGATGTCTTTGAGCCAAAACCAGAAAGATGCTCTAGGGGAAACCTTTACCCGTATGGGTAAGCTATTGATCAACATTCCAGTCATTGATTCAACCCCCTCTAAGTCTGACTGACGACCAGAGACGGTAATGCCAAAAACGACATCTTCTTGCCGACTATAATGGCTCAAAAGCAATGCCCAAACTCCCTGAATAACCGTATTCAAAGTTAAGCGATATTGCTTTGCCAAAGATTGCAAGGTAGCTGTAGCAGGTGCTGATAAGTAAACTTTCTGTTCTCCGTAAATGTCTTCTGGGTCAGCGACACTTAGCGACTCTACTGTTGTTCCCAGTGGGGTTGGTCTGGTAAAACCCTGTAGAGTTTTGCGCCAGAATGCTTCTGGTTTGGACAAATCTTGTTTTTTCAGCCAAGCGATATAGTCTCTGTAGGGACGAGGTTTTTCTAAATGTAGGTCTTGACCTTGACAGAACGCTTCGTAAAAGGCAAAGAATTCTTGGAAGATCGAAGAGACAGACCATCCATCCATCAAAATATGGTGATGAGTGCAAATAAATTGATAATTTTCTTTACCCAAATGGATCAGAGCTAGGCGAATCAACGGTGCTTTGGAAAGGTTTATACCCTGATGACGTTCTGCCTGAAGAAAAGCCTCTAGTTCTTCTTTGACTTGAGATGATGAAAACTGATGCCAGTCTAGTTGTTCAAGCGGTACTTTCACCTGTCGAAGTACTACCTGAAGTGGCTCATCTTGTTCTTTCCAGATGAAACATGTTCTCAAGACTGAGTGGCGGTCTATAACCTGCTGCCATGCTCGCTCAAAGGCAGAAATATCTAAATTTCCCTGAAAAACACCAGTCAATTGCTCAATATGGATGCCTGGCTCTGGAGAATACAGCGTCTCAAACAGCATACCTTGCTGTGG
The Nostoc punctiforme PCC 73102 genome window above contains:
- a CDS encoding non-ribosomal peptide synthetase; the encoded protein is MPNKITQGFRLSPQQKRLWSLQQHSLAYFTQCALLIEGNIKPEALKAALEQVVIRHGILHTTFHYLPGMKIPVMVLGNRNILSWRDIDLSDCEPKELSRQIEYFFQEARSLSLDFEQGSLLHVSLLRLSVNKYILLISLPSLCADAWALKNLVTEISNSYSVCFQEKTVSEEVVQYIQFSEWQNQLLEDEDAESAKKYWDEQKISTLASLKLPFENKLLQPSKFEVDCYRLDITSNIKVEIATLAQKYNTSVAVVLLACWQTLIWRLTRQPDIIIGMASDRRDYEELHNLLGLVATWLPIKTYLTSDLRFKEVVELADRTIEASAEWQDYFVPEPIENHQLAFPIGFEFEQLPEELVAGDVSFSLEQYYSCIEQFKIKLSCNQRQHYLTTEFYYDINYFSADAIERIARQFQTLLTSVTAHPEEKISQLEILSPSDRQQLLVEFNQTYLDNIQHKCIHQLFEAQVQKTPNKIAVVFENQQLTYAQLNSKANQLADYLQQQGVKPEVLVGLCTERSLLMIIGLLGILKAGGAYLPLDPTLTKDGIAGRLQNTQIPVILTQQRLVNALPTHTAQIVCLDTDWDTIAQHKDENLSSEVTTENLAYVLFTSGSTGKPKGVAIEHQQLLNYLNGITQRLDLSTTTNFATVSTLAADLGNTGIFAALCTGGCLHVLSAECATDSAALAKYCRTHPIDCLKIVPSHLATLLAAAPSDSILPRQQLILGGEAANWQLIEQIQQQVPSSLIFNHYGPTEATVGVTTFAVEQQINHTQTVPLGRPLANTQIYLLDEQLQPVPVGVPGELYIGGAGLARGYLNQSDLTAAQFIPNPFADTGLIASKPGSRLYKTGDLARYLPDGNIEFLGRVDHQVKIRGFRIELGEIETTLCQHPQVQQAVASIREEEFGNKSLVAYVVPKQQQTLSVSELYRFLREKLPEYMMPATFIMLKALPLTPNGKVNRRELPESNGDRPELAATYEPPQTEIEQTIANIWQQMLHVEKVGIYDNFFDLGGHSLLLVQIHAKLRELLHTDISVINLFEYPTINSLAKYLIQKPTEISSFEESTERAESRTASRQSRAQYR
- a CDS encoding class I SAM-dependent DNA methyltransferase, with translation MVYSKQRNTNHDTIASMYDLKGLEHHDITLNCIDRLILKNIPKGSHIFDLGCGTGQIAQRLLKRGYQVTGLDSSEGMLKVARENAPDGKFILDDARFFKLPPTFYAAISTDVVLNYILRIEELKDALQNVYNALLENGIFAFELYLEELCELDWKNSDTGGCVKDNNVWVDIWSYDTEKKIGRKDTTRFQLINGLWQRSDRSFFLKAYSTTEVKSALEEVGFTGITIYDINRDLGVERGSDTAVFVCHKPLSE